The following are encoded together in the Plasmodium brasilianum strain Bolivian I chromosome 10, whole genome shotgun sequence genome:
- a CDS encoding leucine-rich repeat protein, with amino-acid sequence MATYNVLGEITTIDEDETIISYQYSRIKKIENVEKCRKLKTLQLISNCIEKIENLDNNLELEHLELYENMIKKIENISMLVKLRVLDLSFNKIKIIENLETLVNLEELYLSSNKITKIENLHNCKKLKLLELGYNKIRKIENLENLTNLEELWLGKNKIEELDLPHLPKLKKLSLQHNRLTSWSDKSIKNILHINELYLSYNKLNSILDRIKDLKYLKVLDLSYNEIDDIVICSELKSLEELWLNNNNINNIEMIEQLRKNENLQTLYLEKNQIQDMLKESYRNKGDAGGRGGNSDKYIDSGQGG; translated from the exons ATGGCAACCTACAACGTTTTGGGGGAAATAACTACAATTGACGAAGATGAAACCATAATATCTTATCAATATtcaagaattaaaaaaatagaaaatgtGGAAAAATGTAGAAAGTTAAAA ACCCTGCAGCTCATATCTAACTgtattgaaaaaatagaaaaccTAGACAACAATTTGGAACTTGAACATTTAgaattatatgaaaacatgattaaaaaaatagaaaacatATCAATGTTAGTAAAGTTAAG GGTGTTAGACCTCTCTTTCaacaagataaaaataattgaaaatttaGAAACTCTTGTAAACCTGGAAGAGTTATACCTATCTAGTAACAAAATTACAAAG ATCGAAAACTTGCACAATTGTAAAAAGCTGAAGCTATTAGAATTaggttataataaaattagaaaaatagaaaaccTAGAAAACTTGACAAATTTAGAAGAATTGTGGctaggaaaaaataaaatagaagaatTAGACTTACCACATTTaccaaaattaaaaaaattaagtttacAGCATAATAGACTAACCAGTTGGTCTGATAAATCCATTAAGAACATCTTACACATCAATGAGTTATACTTGAGTTATAACAAACTAAATTCCATTTTAGACAGaataaaagatttaaaatatttaaaagtacTAGACTTATCATATAACGAAATTGATGATATAGTAATATGTTCAGAGTTAAAATCATTAGAAGAGTTATggttaaataataataatattaacaatatagAAATGATTGAACAGttaaggaaaaatgaaaacctTCAAACATTGTATTTAGAGAAAAATCAAATCCAGGATATGTTAAAAGAAAGTTATAGGAATAAA GGCGATGCAGGTGGTAGAGGAGGTAACAGCGATAAGTATATTGATAGTGGTCAGGGTGGCTAG
- a CDS encoding RNA polymerase II-associated protein 1 — MHLLNDYDDIKNKYCFGFTFRRFVNYLNNDLNIFKKLLSLLNFHNNKNVEINCIHCLASYSFPNNVSTLTQNVIFDQSKEERSSNLKFYIDYELFCIYDFLSDSSFLFEGYNMFFYSSKKEKNRMNSTGKRGKKEFERGKEQEIEKTESDKTESDKTESDKTGSDQKESYETEKNEDKVAGEQDANRYVHTNKANSTIIKDGKVNKFINFISKYKENELFRKNEKDDEKTIKRSNRNKNEKKMNKADKNDTDVYLNYEIVANLERINKSVDDPLKRKQINFKIISLYKSKSYKYSEILNSLSNVLLTNFGIVEIENSCVCLLIGLLVMNKQQMNILKCSTLVKNLEKIYQSKIIGSELNNERLKRENKKTDKNIDYVDINFTYNLITLIRYIIIYNYDKKILEKFDVLSFLIFFKTLPFNKEKKNKEIYFFLACETLKVFRLLLYCNIYIESVDYFHDLINEISKENIKNNVIYKKFLSQAYLYIATYNIICTDLELSGFIYLTKIVRTLKIQLWNVFCMDYGETETSAHNSKYKRKEEITANATTANATKNKLDLTFNHLCDLELIYQCCCYLYSFFFSVKRKIYIYREESMSADHTVSQLANLVEQLIHAIIKEFINFLNMYRNVDTNKCNKITSDVSNNTSSSIINDMINRTRECPFPFCFIIYSKDVDLHFFFIMYIQILNILLCVTLELYYIYYEKEKKDITCVERLFAIFSQDSFSCVRRNIFEIENVLDSYNTLLPLSYLFYNLYRIVNASIENSCCENASIENSCCENASIENSCSENASIGHTYTNNTNRTHFELLIHSLCFCSSVPLSSFCLKEIVSECDTVKFYAKTVKNGNVFFGKNSEQCRKNENDQKEDYLADVEGGTKTIYTSTCDDNSFHVKYDTNEEQKNRIVNEGKMISNYDSLGISTCILLFLQKYIEGKFLIYHSKKNIFLLLLKNIFKQCSKPINDVTKDEELIIRGVLKFFLNNYIIKFFSEHMNMSTFLKYFIQLFLVNNYKLTGDYLSEELSIYTDLVHIAQEYIFNRIACLEMTEKQGGMCEDDIVYLQNIQQIIDDFIKNEAVEQREKVQATQTYNNHHMINIFEKNKKNIYSSVRQNKLDISKSLSVLVCEKVIECFKKGYFFNPLLLAILFFFSSVSFPPECRRVFFNDHELIKILSKNVFIYFFDNRNYVIFTTSTYYGKKEENYLIDLTSLFPSVLSFILDLKKDEILGVDINLENYFKSIQSVYSHTSLMHFLFYTKSRMI, encoded by the coding sequence ATGCATTTGTTAAATGACTatgatgatataaaaaacaaatactgCTTTGGTTTTACCTTTAGAAGatttgtaaattatttaaacaatgatttaaatatattcaaaaaattactCTCTTTGCTcaattttcataataacaaaaatgtaGAAATTAACTGTATTCACTGTTTGGCTAGCTATTCTTTCCCAAATAATGTCTCTACTTTAACACAGAATGTAATATTTGATCAAAGCAAAGAAGAACGTTCTTCtaacttaaaattttatattgatTATGAATTGTTTTGTATTTACGACTTCCTTAGCGATAGCAGCTTCCTTTTTGAAGGTTacaatatgtttttttattccagcaaaaaggaaaaaaatcgCATGAACAGTACAGGTAAGAGGGGAAAAAAAGAGTTTGAAAGGGGGAAAGAACAGGAGATCGAAAAAACGGAGAGTGACAAAACGGAGAGTGACAAAACGGAGAGTGACAAAACGGGGAGTGATCAAAAGGAGAGTTATGAAACGGAGAAAAATGAGGACAAAGTTGCGGGGGAACAGGATGCAAATAGGTACGTCCACACAAATAAGGCAAATTCTACCATCATTAAAGACGGAAAAGTTAACAAGTTTATAAACTTTAttagtaaatataaagaaaatgaactgttcagaaaaaacgaaaaagatgatgaaaaaacaataaagaGGAGTAATAggaacaaaaatgaaaaaaaaatgaacaaagcAGACAAGAATGATACAGATGTTTATTTGAACTATGAGATAGTGGCTAACTtggaaagaataaataaatctgTTGATGATcctttaaaaagaaaacagataaactttaaaataataagttTATATAAATCTAAAAGTTACAAGTATAGTGAAATTCTGAACAGTTTAAGTAATGTGTTGTTAACCAATTTTGGAATAGTTGAAATAGAAAATAGTTGTGTGTGTCTTTTGATTGGACTGTTGGTTATGAACAAACAACAAATGAATATACTGAAATGCTCGACGttagtaaaaaatttagaaaaaatttatcagTCGAAAATTATAGGTAGTGAGTTAAACAATGAAAgattaaaaagagaaaataaaaagacaGACAAGAATATTGATTATGTGGATATAAATTTTACGTACAAtttaataacattaataagatatattattatttataattatgataagaaaattttagaaaaatttgatgtattatcctttttaatattttttaaaacacttccttttaataaagaaaaaaaaaataaagaaatatatttttttttagcttgTGAAACATTGAAAGTATTTCGACTTTTATTAtactgtaatatatatatagaatcaGTAGACTACTTTCACGatttaattaatgaaattagtaaggaaaacataaaaaataatgtaatatataaaaagtttttGTCTCAggcatatttatacatagcTACCTACAATATCATTTGCACTGATCTTGAGCTATCTggctttatatatttgactAAAATTGTTAGAACACTGAAGATTCAGCTGTGGAATGTTTTTTGTATGGATTATGGTGAAACGGAAACCAGTGCACACAATTCGAAGTACAAAaggaaagaagaaataaCAGCAAATGCAACAACAGCAAATGCAACAAAGAATAAATTAGACTTGACCTTTAATCATCTGTGTGACTTAGAACTGATATATCAATGCTGCTGTTATTTgtactccttttttttttcggttaaaagaaaaatatatatctatagaGAAGAAAGCATGAGCGCCGATCATACTGTTAGTCAGTTGGCGAATCTTGTTGAGCAGTTAATACACGCCATAATAAAGgagtttattaattttttgaatatgtaTAGAAATGTGGATACTaacaaatgtaataaaattactaGTGATGTAAGTAATAACACAAGTAGTAGCATAATTAATGACATGATTAATCGAACAAGGGAATGTCCTTTTCCGTTctgtttcattatttatagtaAGGATGTCGacttacactttttttttattatgtacatacaaattttaaatatccTTTTATGTGTTACTTTGGAgctatattatatttattatgaaaaagaaaaaaaggatatcaCCTGTGTTGAACGTTTGTTTGCCATCTTTAGCCAGGACTCTTTTAGTTGTGTTAGAAGAAACATTTTTGAAATAGAAAATGTTCTAGACTCATACAACACCCTTTTACCGCTTTCTTATCTGTTTTATAACCTCTACAGAATTGTAAATGCTTCCATCGAAAATTCTTGCTGCGAAAATGCTTCCATCGAAAATTCTTGCTGCGAAAATGCTTCCATCGAAAATTCTTGCAGTGAAAATGCTTCCATTGGTCATACTTACACAAACAACACTAATAGAACACATTTTGAATTACTGATCCACTCTCTCTGCTTCTGTTCGTCTGTTCCCCTTAGCTCTTTTTGTCTCAAGGAAATTGTAAGCGAATGCGATACTGTCAAATTTTATGCGAAAACTGTAAAAAATGGTAATgtattttttggaaaaaattcTGAACAGTGCAGGAAAAATGAGAATGATCAAAAGGAAGATTATTTGGCCGATGTTGAGGGGGGAACAAAGACGATTTATACAAGTACCTGTGATGATAATTCTTTTCACGTAAAGTATGATACAAATGAAGAACAAAAGAATAGAATAGTGAACGAAGGGAAAATGATAAGTAACTATGATAGTCTTGGCATTTCAACATGTATATTgctatttttacaaaaatatatagaagggaagtttttaatatatcatagtaaaaaaaatatattcttgttacttttgaaaaatatttttaaacagtGTAGTAAACCAATAAATGATGTCACAAAGGATGAAGAGTTAATAATTCGTGgagtattaaaattttttttgaataattatataatcaaatttttttctgaacatatgaacatgtcaacttttttgaaatatttcattcaactttttcttgttaataattataaattaactGGAGACTATCTAAGTGAGGAGTTAAGTATATACACAGATCTCGTGCACATAGCACAGGAGTACATATTTAATCGAATAGCATGCCTAGAAATGACTGAAAAGCAAGGAGGTATGTGCGAAGATGATATAGTATACCTACAAAATATACAACAAATTATTGAcgattttattaaaaatgaagcaGTTGAGCAACGTGAAAAAGTACAAGCAACACAAACGTATAATAATCATCATATGATaaacatttttgaaaaaaacaaaaaaaatatttattccaGTGTAAGGCAAAACAAATTGGATATTAGCAAAAGTTTATCTGTATTAGTATGTGAAAAAGTCATAGAATGTTTTAAGAAAGGCTACTTTTTTAACCCTTTACTTTTagcaattttattttttttctcttccgTTTCATTTCCACCTGAATGTAGAAGAGTCTTTTTTAATGATcatgaattaataaaaattttatcaaaaaatgtttttatttatttttttgacaataggaattatgtaatatttactACGTCTACATATTACGGGAAGAAGGAAGAAAATTACCTTATCGACTTGACTTCTTTATTTCCTTCTGTTCTTTCATTTATTCTAGACCTGAAAAAGGATGAAATACTAGGGGTGGAtataaatttagaaaattattttaaaagcaTTCAATCAGTTTATTCGCATACCAGCttaatgcattttttattttatacaaaaagcAGAATGATATAA
- a CDS encoding RNA polymerase II-associated protein 1, giving the protein MDDSTDHLQDKLRKERTNNQLIVNQCNFDIIEKYVDSSSEAEKTDEYLKEGNNNNQNDETWKYKPRSSCIDANTRKLNTNKFSTNKLYNNTLNYNKTVSQHNASFPPALHRSKLNLQKDNLDEKLDLRRIYESINNSPEGYVNDIKKECNDETIHPNLVNTCSIESTNNEEKSNTHAKKIKRVEEEQGNDMNVQNKYNITFQLNKNELAKLQWTNPVNDDEVREIKNLKEVKLHEIRFDFSGILRIQINEHLFNEKKKKNF; this is encoded by the coding sequence atGGATGATTCAACAGATCATTTACAAGATAAACTAAGAAAGGAAAGGACAAATAATCAGTTAATTGTAAATCAATGCAATTTTGatataattgaaaaatatgtagaTTCCTCGAGTGAAGCTGAAAAAACAGATGAATACCTGAAAGAAGGAAACAACAATAATCAAAATGACGAAACATGGAAATACAAGCCGCGCTCAAGTTGTATTGACGCAAATACGCGTAAGTTAAATACGAATAAGTTCAGTACGAACAAGCTGTATAATAACACATTGAATTATAACAAGACAGTCTCTCAGCATAACGCTAGCTTTCCCCCAGCTTTGCACAGGAGCAAATTGAACTTACAAAAGGATAACTTAGATGAAAAGCTAGACTTGCGAAGAATTTATGAAAGCATAAATAACTCTCCTGAAGGATATgttaatgatataaaaaaagaatgtaaCGATGAGACGATTCATCCAAATTTAGTAAACACATGTAGCATTGAAAGTACGAATAATGAAGAGAAAAGCAATACACAtgctaaaaaaattaaacggGTCGAAGAAGAACAAGGTAATGATATGAATGTACAGAATAAATACAACATAACATTTCagttaaacaaaaatgagtTAGCCAAACTGCAATGGACAAATCCTGTAAATGATGATGAAgtaagagaaataaaaaatttgaaggAAGTAAAACTACATGAAATACGTTTTGATTTTTCAGGAATATTAAGAattcaaataaatgaacacttattcaatgaaaaaaaaaaaaaaaatttttaa
- a CDS encoding heptatricopeptide repeat-containing protein HPR1: MIKYVKLLPLSGVICNSKKKYAQSIFGSFFCTQSNDYVHKIILENNYNNIRNLKSQELRVLSENCCVKKINDVIIWSEISRNAIEKCNEFKYFDALLLLSSFEKMNILDRHLYKSFSDVFIKQINHLEPRHFILLINLYCKANIFPRILFIQVFHSIIKYCSKLYPEEYVDMLTCFANLKIVNKDLIKTLCKSIIKNINLFDYLHLCSIVGCLRALDINDEVFYYVVDEKQLKELKLLTVQEIFDHIKKIKLLTYSWELYEKDLIKEFLTRINEFKNEKDVNQLDDPFICLNYLISKNYISNNYLLALSKWCATHVYEYPSKSAKRPLSYQLIKLYELMKEKEVGNYDFIEKAIYRFVISRGGLAVNRDKMVRAVSYQKGRKYVFTSDPLADQAVIRSSVNSNASYNDDHHIADHNNGNSIIYDKCSNDENYTKLNAQDNIVENTKDYFNKEDYYVQLKEHDNITEKQRRINLSFEKKTERKKNTHSNSRYCNFKLRQRPKRIKNKALPAQV; the protein is encoded by the coding sequence atgaTTAAATACGTAAAGCTACTTCCACTAAGTGGAGTAATTTGCAAtagtaagaaaaaatatgcgCAAAGTATATTtggttcttttttttgtacacaAAGTAATGattatgttcataaaataattttggaaaataattataataatataagaaatttaaaaagtcaAGAACTTCGGGTACTTTCTGAAAATTGCtgtgttaaaaaaattaatgatgtTATTATATGGAGTGAAATATCAAGAAATGCCATTGAAAAATGCAATGAGTTTAAGTATTTTGATgctttattattgttgtcATCCTtcgaaaaaatgaatattctGGACAGACATTTATATAAGAGTTTCTCagatgtttttataaaacaaataaatcaTTTAGAGCCTAGACATTTTATActgttaataaatttatattgtaaagctaatatttttcctcgaatattatttatacaagTATTTCAttcaattataaaatattgctCAAAATTATATCCAGAGGAATATGTGGACATGTTAACATGTTTTGCCAacttaaaaatagtaaacaaagatttaataaaaacgTTATGTAAatctataattaaaaatattaatcttTTTGATTATCTTCATTTATGTTCCATTGTTGGTTGTTTAAGAGCGTTAGATATAAATGATGaggtattttattatgtagtggatgaaaaacaattaaaagaattaaaattattaactgTTCAGGAAATATTtgatcatataaaaaaaataaaattattaacatatagttgggaattatatgaaaaggaTTTAATTAAAGAATTCTTAACAAGAattaatgaatttaaaaatgaaaaggatgTGAATCAACTTGATGAtccttttatttgtttaaattatttaatttcaaaaaattatattagtaACAACTATTTATTAGCCTTAAGCAAATGGTGTGCTACTCATGTCTATGAATATCCATCAAAATCAGCCAAAAGACCTTTGTCTTATCAGCTTATAAAATTGTATGAattaatgaaagaaaaagaggtTGGGAATTACGATTTTATTGAAAAGGCAATTTACAGATTTGTAATAAGCAGAGGAGGATTAGCAGTCAATCGAGATAAGATGGTTAGGGCTGTGTCTTATCAAAAAGGAAGGAAGTACGTATTCACATCAGACCCCCTTGCAGATCAGGCCGTTATAAGAAGTAGCGTGAATTCTAACGCTTCCTATAACGATGATCATCACATAGCTGACCATAATAATGGCAATTCcattatatatgataaatgtagcaatgatgaaaattataCCAAGTTAAATGCTCAAGATAATATTGTTGAAAATACAAAGGACTATTTTAATAAGGAGGACTATTATGTACAACTTAAAGAACATGATAACATAACAGAAAAACAAAGAAGAATTAATTTaagttttgaaaaaaaaacagagagaaaaaaaaatacacattCCAACTCAAGATATTGCAATTTTAAGCTACGCCAAAGAccaaaaagaataaaaaataaagcccTTCCAGCGCAAGTATAG